The nucleotide sequence CCAAGAACGGCCAGAGTTTCTTCGGTTAAGCGCCCAACGACTAGAGCGAGAGAACATTTATGAGCTTGAATCCTAGAGACGTCGTGATTGTCGACTTCGGTCGTACACCGATGGGCCGCTCCAAGGGCGGCATGCACCGCAACACCCGCGCCGAGGACATGTCGGCGCACTTGATCAGCAAACTGCTGGAACGCAACGTCAAGGTCGACCCGAACGAAGTCGAGGACGTGATCTGGGGCTGTGTGAACCAGACCCTGGAGCAGGGCTGGAACATCGCCCGCATGGCCTCGCTGATGACCCAGATCCCTCACACGGCGGCCGGCCAGACCGTCAGCCGCCTGTGCGGTTCGTCGATGAGCGCGCTGCACACCGCCGCCCAGGCGATCATGACCGGTAACGGCGATGTGTTCGTCGTCGGCGGTGTCGAGCACATGGGCCACGTGAGCATGATGCACGGTGTCGACCCGAACCCGCACATGTCGCTGTACGCGGCGAAAGCCTCGGGCATGATGGGCCTGACCGCGGAAATGCTCGGCAAGATGCACGGCATCACTCGCGAGCAACAGGACGCCTTCGGCGTGCGCTCCCACCAGCTCGCCCACAAGGCGACCGTGGAAGGCAAGTTCAAGGATGAGATCATCCCGATGCAGGGTTACGACGAGAACGGTTTCCTGAAACTGTTCGACTACGACGAAACCATTCGTCCGGAAACCACCCTCGAAAGCCTGGCGACCCTCAAGCCGGCCTTCAACCCCAAGGGCGGCACCGTGACAGCCGGTACTTCGTCGCAGATCACCGACGGCGCTTCGTGCATGATCGTGATGTCGGCCCAGCGTGCTCAGGACCTGGGGATCCAGCCGATGGCGGTGATCCGTTCCATGGCCGTGGCGGGTGTGGACCCGGCGATCATGGGCTATGGTCCAGTACCGGCCACGCAGAAAGCCTTGAAGCGTGCCGGCCTGAGCATCGCCGATATCGACTTCTTCGAACTCAACGAAGCGTTCGCCGCACAGGCCCTGCCGGTGCTGAAAGATCTGAAAGTGCTCGACAAGATGAACGAGAAGGTTAACCTGCACGGCGGCGCGATCGCCCTGGGTCATCCGTTCGGTTGCTCCGGAGCACGTATCTCCGGCACGTTGCTGAACGTCATGAAACAGAACGGCGGCACCTTTGGCGTGTCCACCATGTGCATTGGCCTCGGCCAGGGCATCGCCACTGTCTTCGAACGCGTCTAAGCGTTGCGTCGATGGAAGCCGGGGCCAAGTGCCCCGGTTTTTGTTTTTACGGGTTTAATAAGAAAAGATTTTGTTTTTATTTTGAAAAGATTTCAGTGAGGGCCGAAGCATGCCGATACAACCTGGGCTCTACCAGCATTACAAAGGTCCGCAGTACCGCGTATTCAGCATCGCGCGGCATTCCGAGACCGAGGAAGAAGTGGTCTTCTACCAAGCCCTGTATGGCGATTACGGCTTTTGGGTGCGTCCCTTGAGCATGTTCCAGGAGTCCGTCGAGGTTGACGGCGAACAGGTGCCACGCTTTGCTTTGGTGCAGGCCGAAGGGGGCATTTTCCCCAAGCCTTGAGGCCAACCTGCGGGCAACCCTGCGCTTGACCTCACCTTGCAGCCACTATATATAGCGGTGCCGCGTCAGGCGCCAACCGCCTTTCACTTTTTAGAATTCAGGAATTTTCTGATCCATGGGCAAATCGCTGGTCATTGTGGAATCCCCGGCTAAGGCCAAGACCATCAACAAGTATCTGGGCAACCAATACGTGGTGAAGTCGAGTATCGGCCATATCCGAGACCTGCCCACCAGCGGTTCGGCTAGCGCCAGCAAGGAGCCAGCCGCCAAGCGTGGCAAGGCGGCCGCTGGTGAAGCGCCGGCGCTGTCGCCAAAGGAAAAGGCGCGCAAGCAGCTGGTCTCACGCATGGGGGTCGATCCGGAACATGGCTGGAAAGCCAAGTACGAGATCCTCCCGGGCAAGGAAAAGGTCATCGAAGAACTGCGTCGGCTCGCTAAAGATGCCGACACCATCTATCTCGCGACGGACTTGGACCGCGAAGGGGAAGCCATTGCCTGGCACCTGCGCGAAGCCATCGGTGGCGATGACAGCCGCTACAAGCGTGTGGTGTTCAACGAAATCACCAAGAAGGCCATCCAGGAAGCGTTCTCCGAGCCGGGTGAGCTGGACATCGACCGGGTCAACGCTCAGCAGGCGCGTCGCTTCCTCGACCGCGTGGTGGGCTACATGGTTTCGCCATTGCTGTGGGCCAAGATCGCCCGTGGCCTGTCGGCCGGGCGCGTGCAGTCGGTGGCGGTGAAGCTGGTGGTGGAGCGCGAGCGGGAGATCCGCGCGTTCATCCCTGAAGAGTACTGGGAAGTCCACGCGGACCTGGGCACCACCAAAGGCGCGAACGTGCGCTTTGAAGTGGCCCGCGAAAAGGGCGAAGCCTTCAAGCCGCTCAACGAAGCACAGGCTATGGCTGCCCTGGAGAAGCTCAAGGCTTCTACCTACAGCATCGTCAAGCGTGAAGACAAACCGACCAGCAGCAAGCCGTCGGCGCCGTTCATCACTTCCACGCTGCAGCAGGCCGCGAGCAACCGCCTGGGCTTCGGTGTGAAGAAAACCATGATGATGGCCC is from Pseudomonas sp. B21-056 and encodes:
- the fadA gene encoding acetyl-CoA C-acyltransferase FadA encodes the protein MSLNPRDVVIVDFGRTPMGRSKGGMHRNTRAEDMSAHLISKLLERNVKVDPNEVEDVIWGCVNQTLEQGWNIARMASLMTQIPHTAAGQTVSRLCGSSMSALHTAAQAIMTGNGDVFVVGGVEHMGHVSMMHGVDPNPHMSLYAAKASGMMGLTAEMLGKMHGITREQQDAFGVRSHQLAHKATVEGKFKDEIIPMQGYDENGFLKLFDYDETIRPETTLESLATLKPAFNPKGGTVTAGTSSQITDGASCMIVMSAQRAQDLGIQPMAVIRSMAVAGVDPAIMGYGPVPATQKALKRAGLSIADIDFFELNEAFAAQALPVLKDLKVLDKMNEKVNLHGGAIALGHPFGCSGARISGTLLNVMKQNGGTFGVSTMCIGLGQGIATVFERV
- a CDS encoding DUF1653 domain-containing protein; protein product: MPIQPGLYQHYKGPQYRVFSIARHSETEEEVVFYQALYGDYGFWVRPLSMFQESVEVDGEQVPRFALVQAEGGIFPKP